In bacterium, one DNA window encodes the following:
- a CDS encoding NAD-dependent epimerase/dehydratase family protein yields MKILVIGGTVFLGRHIVDAALERGHEVTLFNRGQHNPDLFPKVEKIKGDRTVDLSPLRSRTWDAVIDTCGYVPRSVKKSCEALHDSVSLYVFISTLSVYADMSRKNMDERSALAAIPDETVEQVTDVTGVTGVTGENYGALKVLCEKEVLNAFPDRAFIPRPGLIVGPHDPTDRFTYWPARISKQTRVLAPEPQDLGVMFIDVRDLSEWIISMVERNQRGIYNADGPDYTLSMKEFLDACVKVSSSNAELLWVAAEFLLERDVQPWEGLPLWLPGDDGAGMSSFNIRKALGEGLKFRPLERTIADTLEWHSKRPSSTVLRAGISLEREEELLEEWTRLHPQVKT; encoded by the coding sequence ATGAAGATTCTCGTTATCGGCGGAACCGTGTTTCTTGGCCGGCACATCGTGGATGCGGCGCTTGAGCGCGGGCACGAGGTGACGCTCTTCAACCGCGGTCAGCACAACCCCGACCTTTTTCCCAAGGTAGAAAAAATAAAGGGCGACCGTACGGTCGATCTCTCCCCTCTCCGGAGCCGCACATGGGACGCCGTCATAGACACATGCGGGTACGTGCCCCGTAGCGTAAAAAAGTCCTGCGAGGCGCTGCACGACTCGGTCTCATTGTACGTATTCATATCCACCCTCTCCGTATACGCCGATATGAGCCGCAAGAACATGGACGAGCGGTCGGCTCTAGCCGCAATTCCAGATGAAACGGTAGAACAGGTTACGGATGTTACGGGTGTTACGGGTGTTACGGGTGAAAACTATGGTGCCCTTAAAGTTCTTTGCGAAAAAGAGGTCTTGAACGCTTTCCCTGATAGAGCGTTCATTCCGAGACCCGGACTCATAGTGGGACCGCATGACCCAACCGACCGCTTTACATACTGGCCGGCCCGCATCTCGAAACAAACAAGGGTTCTGGCGCCCGAACCACAGGACCTCGGAGTTATGTTCATAGACGTACGCGACCTTTCGGAATGGATTATCTCTATGGTAGAGCGCAATCAGAGAGGCATATACAACGCCGACGGTCCGGACTACACGCTCAGCATGAAGGAGTTTCTGGATGCGTGCGTGAAGGTGTCGTCAAGTAATGCCGAGCTTTTGTGGGTGGCCGCAGAGTTTCTTTTAGAAAGGGACGTGCAGCCGTGGGAAGGACTGCCCCTGTGGCTGCCCGGGGACGATGGTGCAGGCATGTCGAGTTTCAACATACGAAAGGCTCTCGGTGAGGGCTTGAAATTCAGGCCGCTTGAGCGTACAATAGCGGATACGCTCGAATGGCATTCAAAAAGACCGTCCAGTACCGTTCTCAGAGCCGGCATCAGTCTTGAAAGGGAGGAGGAGCTTCTTGAGGAATGGACCAGACTCCATCCTCAAGTTAAAACGTGA